From one Triticum urartu cultivar G1812 chromosome 3, Tu2.1, whole genome shotgun sequence genomic stretch:
- the LOC125545586 gene encoding BTB/POZ and TAZ domain-containing protein 3: MAPLESSSSQLFFDSTFDVYDCGTLAGTRVVPDPPPLPRTSYGKQRSSRNAKEARCVHDVPKEVRDCWNRLFLEGYQADVRVSTDDGSEILSHSCILGIRSPVLRSMLEEARVEDGFRNILISGVPSEAARVFIRFLYSSRFEQDEMKKYALHLLVLSHVFSVPSLKIVCTDQLERFFLAPDNVVDVLQLARLCDAPRLSLMCTRMITGDFKTISLSEGWKVMRRANPSLEQELLEFLVEVDTRRQERAKRMEEKKVYLQLYEAMEALVHICRDGCRTIGPWDQKLKGSQVVCKFPACKGIELLVRHFSACKMRVPRGCSNCKRMWQLLELHSRMCSTPGTCRVPLCRHFKDKMRHRSKKEELKWVLLVCKVLGSKGTIDSVLKARKISPLKPIGA; encoded by the exons ATGGCGCCCCTGGAGTCAAGCTCCTCACAGCTCTTCTTCGACAGCACGTTCGATGTCTACGACTGCGGTACCTTGGCGGGCACCAGAGTCGTGCCAGATCCACCTCCATTACCTCGAACTTCTTATGGCAAGCAGAGAAGTTCCAGGAATGCAAAAGAGGCTCGTTGTGTTCATGATGTCCCTAAGGAGGTCCGGGACTGCTGGAACAGGCTTTTCTTGGAAGGATATCAAGCCGATGTCCGCGTATCGACGGATGATGGAAGCGAGATTTTATCGCATTCCTGCATTCTT GGCATCAGATCTCCCGTTCTAAGAAGTATGTTGGAAGAAGCTAGAGTGGAAGATGGTTTCAGAAACATCCTGATTTCTGGTGTCCCATCTGAAGCAGCCCGTGTCTTCATCAGGTTTCTGTATTCTTCACG CTTTGAGCAGGATGAGATGAAGAAATATGCCCTCCATTTGCTCGTACTCTCTCATGTTTTCTCGGTACCATCGCTGAAGATCGTCTGCACCGACCAGCTCGAGAGGTTTTTTCTTGCTCCTGATAACGTGGTGGACGTTCTACAACTGGCTAGACTCTGTGACGCGCCAAGGCTCTCGCTCATGTGTACTCGCATGATCACTGGAGATTTCAAGACCATCTCTCTGTCAGAAGGGTGGAAAGTCATGAGACGGGCCAACCCGAGCCTGGAGCAAGAGCTTCTTGAGTTTCTTGTTGAAGTGGACACA AGAAGGCAAGAAAGAGCTAAAAGGATGGAGGAAAAGAAGGTTTATCTTCAGCTGTATGAAGCTATGGAAGCTCTTGTTCATATCTGCAGAGACGGTTGTAGGACGATTGGCCCCTGGGATCAGAAACTGAAGGGCAGTCAGGTTGTTTGCAAGTTTCCTGCCTGCAAGGGCATCGAGTTGCTGGTGCGCCATTTCTCGGCATGCAAAATGCGTGTTCCGCGTGGCTGCTCCAACTGCAAGCGTATGTGGCAGCTTCTTGAGCTGCATTCGCGAATGTGTTCTACACCGGGCACCTGCAGGGTTCCTCTATGCAG GCATTTTAAGGATAAAATGCGGCATCGGAGCAAGAAAGAAGAACTCAAATGGGTCCTATTGGTGTGTAAGGTCCTAGGGAGTAAAGGAACAATTGATTCCGTCCTAAAAGCGAGAAAAATCTCACCCCTCAAGCCAATTGGAGCTTGA
- the LOC125547081 gene encoding uncharacterized protein LOC125547081: MLKETEPTTPESHQALTEKPHTALPQIAPVCRVPLLAVGGDGRRCEQAAARTLDHLRRHPRRTGAPGLASWCSSDDQGASGLLLLPFAAACRGRGHPAFSSSPSPPPPAGIPDPEAALSSSELSAPTADPEDPSSAKNSPAGPTPTPSSLPPADPQARVAAGDGSSSSARHWWNFSGRVRPRGPSQSHLPVLVHGAQLPVPAPRRSIHESIQALRRQGPRLDSVGVEKVIGLFGFSLFGSLSLLPSTAERAASKDNLTGTQRVILVLSFALIWVLASVGLLCGLHGKSNFEQAVCRLTARLGILGLTLLVVLHLTWMLPTGTFATLLLRLHDRRCHTSLSVMGNELPSWRGQDRGDCSNRAAVGEVSKSAC; the protein is encoded by the exons ATGCTCAAAGAAACAG AGCCCACAACCCCCGAGTCGCATCAAGCCCTCACCGAAAAACCGCACACCGCCCTTCCCCAAATCGCGCCCGTCTGCCGTGTGCCGCTTCTCGCCGTCGGAGGCGATGGAAGGCGATGCGAGCAAGCCGCTGCTCGCACCCTCGACCACCTCCGACGACATCCCCGACGAACGGGCGCGCCGGGACTTGCCTCGTGGTGCTCCTCCGACGACCAAGGAGCATCCGGCCTTCTCCTCCTCCCCTTCGCCGCCGCCTGCCGCGGCCGCGGGCACCCGGCCTTCTCCTCCTCGCcttcgccgccgcctcccgcgggCATCCCCGACCCCGAGGCCGCCTTATCCTCCTCCGAGCTTTCGGCGCCGACTGCCGACCCCGAGGACCCGAGCAGCGCCAAGAATTCTCCGGCGGGGCCCACACCGACGCCCTCCTCCCTCCCGCCAGCAGATCCCCAGGCTCGCGTGGCCGCGGGCGACGGGTCATCGTCTTCCGCGAGACATTGGTGGAACTTCTCTGGCAGGGTGCGACCAAGGGGGCCGTCGCAGTCGCACCTTCCCGTCTTGGTTCACGGCGCTCAACTTCCCGTCCCCGCCCCGCGTCGCAGCATCCACGAGTCCATTCAGGCGCTCCGTCGCCAGGGACCAAGG CTTGACTCAGTTGGCGTTGAGAAGGTGATCGGCCTATTTGGTTTCTCCCTATTCGGATCCCTTTCCCTCTTGCCCTCCACCGCAGAGCGCGCCGCGAGCAAAGATAACTTGACAGGCACACAGAGGGTCATCCTCGTGCTGAGCTTCGCTTTGATCTGGGTGCTGGCTAGCGTGGGGCTCTTATGTGGACTGCACGGCAAGTCCAACTTCGAGCAGGCGGTATGCAGGCTCACTGCTCGCCTAGGGATTCTTGGACTGACACTACTAGTGGTTCTCCACCTCACATGGATGCTCCCGACCGGCACCTTTGCCACTCTGCTTCTACGTCTTCATGATCGCCGCTGTCATACTTCACTTAGTGTCATGGGTAACG AGCTGCCTAGTTGGCGAGGACAAGATCGAGGAGATTGCAGCAACAGAGCAGCGGTAGGCGAGGTCAGTAAAAGCGCATGTTAA